A single genomic interval of Arthrobacter globiformis harbors:
- a CDS encoding MBL fold metallo-hydrolase — protein sequence MDTLMHSLRDITIRRISVSEMDNNVYLLTAKESGAQLLIDAADDLPAIQGLLADATADTSGEPRLALIATTHQHWDHVRALPALVEATGAKTAAGTDDAPELPVKVDVLLDHGDVGNFDGFDVTAVHLRGHTPGSVALVYQDPEGPAHIFSGDSLFPGGVGNTQKDPERFNQLLTDVTERIFGVYPDDTVVHPGHGKPTTLGAERPHLQEWRARGW from the coding sequence ATGGACACGCTCATGCACTCACTTCGGGACATCACCATCCGCCGGATCTCGGTCAGCGAGATGGACAACAACGTGTATCTGCTGACGGCAAAGGAGTCCGGAGCGCAGCTGCTGATTGACGCCGCTGACGACCTGCCGGCCATCCAGGGCCTGCTGGCGGATGCCACGGCGGACACCTCAGGCGAGCCCAGGCTGGCGCTCATCGCCACCACGCACCAGCACTGGGACCACGTGCGCGCACTGCCGGCCCTCGTCGAGGCCACCGGAGCCAAGACCGCTGCCGGCACCGACGACGCCCCGGAACTTCCTGTGAAGGTGGACGTGCTGCTGGACCACGGCGACGTCGGGAACTTCGACGGGTTCGACGTCACGGCCGTCCACCTGCGCGGCCACACCCCCGGCTCCGTGGCGCTGGTTTACCAGGATCCGGAGGGACCGGCGCACATCTTCTCCGGTGACTCCCTGTTCCCCGGCGGCGTGGGCAACACCCAGAAGGACCCCGAGCGGTTCAACCAGCTGCTCACGGACGTCACCGAGCGGATCTTCGGCGTCTATCCGGACGACACCGTGGTGCACCCGGGCCACGGCAAGCCCACGACGCTCGGCGCCGAGCGGCCGCACCTTCAGGAGTGGCGCGCCCGCGGCTGGTGA
- a CDS encoding HutD/Ves family protein produces MQIIRFADLKPQPWRNGGGVTRELASHRGGASSDVAASGATSSDDGAWDWRVSIADVTSAGEYSPFPGMERVLTVVEGELLLLAVDGTEHPLERYRPFRFAGGADSSSALPTGDVRNLNVIAREGAFKAYTSIVELSKKRAHPVFEGQLGILLQGQAAVTAGADAREPAGEVTEPVPLSRYDAVVGSDSQTPEILGRGFLAVVSIDPVTD; encoded by the coding sequence ATGCAGATCATCCGCTTCGCCGACCTCAAACCCCAGCCCTGGCGCAACGGCGGCGGTGTCACCCGCGAGCTGGCCAGCCATCGCGGGGGCGCTTCGTCTGATGTCGCTGCGTCTGGGGCCACGTCATCGGACGACGGCGCGTGGGACTGGCGGGTCAGCATTGCCGACGTCACCAGTGCCGGGGAGTATTCCCCCTTTCCCGGGATGGAACGCGTGCTGACCGTGGTCGAGGGCGAACTGCTGTTGCTGGCCGTGGACGGGACCGAGCACCCGCTCGAAAGGTACCGGCCCTTCAGGTTCGCCGGCGGCGCGGACTCCTCCTCGGCCCTGCCCACGGGGGATGTCCGCAACCTCAACGTCATCGCCCGGGAGGGCGCTTTCAAGGCGTACACCTCCATCGTGGAGCTGTCCAAGAAGCGGGCCCATCCCGTGTTCGAAGGCCAGCTGGGCATCCTGCTGCAGGGCCAGGCGGCGGTTACCGCAGGTGCCGATGCACGTGAGCCGGCCGGTGAGGTTACTGAACCTGTTCCGCTCAGCCGCTACGACGCAGTGGTGGGTTCGGACAGCCAGACGCCGGAGATCCTGGGCCGCGGGTTCCTGGCCGTGGTGTCCATCGACCCGGTGACCGACTAG
- a CDS encoding DEAD/DEAH box helicase produces MTTFAALGTPKALSETLTAQGIESPFPIQVKTLPDTLAGRDVLGRGRTGSGKTIAFAIPLVARLAEREAKHFRKPGRPMGLVLAPTRELATQINATIEPLAKAMGLNTTVIYGGISQARQEKALRAGVDIVIACPGRLEDLIRQRILTLEAVEITVLDEADHMADLGFLPVVKKLMDMTPSQGQRLLFSATLDNGVDKIVQRYLSNPLTHSVDDPQAAVTTMEHHVLVVNDQTVKKQLIVELASGAGRRVLFMRTKHHARKLAKTLTDAGIPAVDLHGNLSQNARDRNLAEFSSGDVRVLVATDVAARGVHVDDVELVIHVDPPTEHKAYLHRSGRTARAGSDGTVVTLTLPEQQSDVKKLMKAAGVEVNFERVSANSPLVAELVGEMADKIDPRTRAALLAAKANQGGGTSTGANAERKRARRQASPTAGGRGGRGGRGRVSAEAPRTDLPRAERRAAAYEGRAAARDAADRVVEQNEDRATAAAAARRNARGRGTVSTHRNDVPAAGGRSSAGRGSDGRSESRFTRSDAPRGGTGRPATGGQRSGRPATGQRAAAGSKAGGNGPVWSSTTGGTSGGSYSGGSSSGGSGRSGDGRPARKAPRRASAPASNERRGR; encoded by the coding sequence ATGACTACTTTTGCTGCCCTCGGCACGCCCAAGGCACTCTCCGAAACCCTGACTGCCCAGGGCATCGAATCCCCCTTCCCCATCCAGGTCAAGACCCTGCCGGATACCCTGGCCGGCCGCGACGTCCTGGGCCGAGGCCGCACAGGCTCCGGTAAGACCATCGCGTTTGCCATCCCGCTTGTAGCACGACTCGCTGAGCGGGAAGCCAAGCACTTCCGCAAGCCCGGGCGCCCCATGGGCCTGGTCCTCGCGCCGACCCGTGAGCTCGCCACTCAGATCAACGCCACCATCGAGCCGCTGGCCAAGGCCATGGGCCTGAACACCACCGTGATCTACGGCGGTATCTCCCAGGCACGCCAGGAAAAGGCCCTGCGCGCCGGCGTCGACATCGTCATCGCCTGCCCGGGCCGGCTGGAGGACCTCATCCGCCAGCGCATCCTGACCCTCGAGGCAGTGGAAATCACCGTTCTGGACGAGGCCGACCACATGGCTGACCTCGGCTTCCTGCCCGTGGTGAAGAAGCTGATGGACATGACCCCCAGCCAGGGCCAGCGCCTGCTGTTCTCCGCCACCCTGGACAACGGCGTGGACAAGATCGTCCAGCGCTACCTGTCCAACCCGCTGACCCACTCCGTGGACGACCCCCAGGCCGCAGTGACCACGATGGAGCACCACGTGCTGGTGGTCAACGACCAGACGGTCAAGAAGCAGCTGATCGTCGAGCTCGCCTCCGGCGCCGGCCGCCGCGTGCTCTTCATGCGGACCAAGCACCACGCCCGTAAGCTGGCCAAGACCCTGACCGACGCCGGGATTCCCGCCGTCGACCTGCACGGCAACCTGTCGCAGAACGCCCGCGACCGCAACCTTGCCGAGTTCTCCTCCGGTGACGTCCGCGTCCTGGTGGCCACCGACGTCGCCGCCCGCGGCGTCCACGTGGACGACGTCGAACTGGTTATCCACGTTGACCCGCCCACGGAGCACAAGGCCTACCTGCACCGCTCCGGCCGTACGGCACGCGCCGGTTCCGACGGCACCGTGGTCACGTTGACCCTCCCGGAGCAGCAGTCTGACGTCAAGAAGCTGATGAAGGCTGCCGGCGTTGAGGTCAACTTCGAGCGCGTCAGTGCCAACTCCCCGCTGGTTGCAGAACTGGTGGGCGAAATGGCTGACAAGATCGATCCGCGCACCCGCGCCGCGCTGCTGGCCGCCAAAGCCAACCAGGGCGGCGGCACCTCCACCGGCGCCAACGCGGAGCGGAAGCGCGCACGCCGCCAGGCATCACCCACGGCCGGCGGCCGGGGCGGTCGCGGCGGCCGCGGGCGGGTTTCCGCTGAGGCCCCGCGCACGGACCTCCCCCGCGCCGAACGCCGCGCCGCTGCCTACGAGGGCCGCGCCGCTGCCCGCGACGCTGCAGACCGCGTAGTCGAGCAGAACGAGGACCGCGCCACTGCGGCGGCTGCAGCCCGCCGCAACGCACGTGGCCGTGGCACGGTGTCCACGCACCGCAACGACGTTCCTGCGGCTGGTGGCCGTTCATCGGCTGGCCGCGGTTCGGACGGACGTTCCGAATCCCGGTTCACCCGCAGCGATGCCCCCCGCGGCGGCACCGGCCGCCCGGCCACCGGCGGCCAGCGGAGCGGACGTCCCGCTACCGGCCAGCGGGCAGCGGCTGGCAGCAAGGCCGGCGGCAACGGTCCGGTTTGGTCCTCAACCACTGGCGGCACCTCGGGCGGCTCGTACTCGGGCGGTTCCTCTTCGGGCGGCAGCGGCCGCTCCGGTGACGGACGTCCGGCCCGGAAGGCCCCGCGCCGCGCGTCGGCCCCTGCGTCGAACGAGCGCCGCGGCCGCTAG
- a CDS encoding DMT family transporter has translation MPAKPSTAWIILLASAVLEAVWATALGLSDGLTRPLPTVIFVVAAALSMQGLGMAVKHIPLGTAYAVWVGIGAALTVGWAMATGVEPFSLLKVLFIAGIVGCAAGLKMLPAGRARPRGADSAP, from the coding sequence ATGCCCGCGAAGCCTTCCACAGCGTGGATCATCCTGCTCGCCTCGGCCGTCCTGGAAGCTGTCTGGGCTACGGCACTGGGCCTGTCTGACGGCCTGACCCGGCCACTGCCTACCGTCATATTCGTAGTGGCCGCCGCGCTCAGCATGCAGGGCCTGGGTATGGCGGTGAAGCACATCCCGCTCGGCACTGCCTACGCCGTCTGGGTGGGGATCGGAGCGGCGCTGACGGTCGGCTGGGCCATGGCCACCGGCGTCGAACCCTTCAGCCTGCTCAAGGTGCTGTTCATCGCAGGCATTGTGGGATGCGCGGCCGGGCTCAAGATGCTGCCGGCGGGGCGGGCCCGTCCGCGCGGGGCTGATTCGGCTCCCTAG
- a CDS encoding ferritin encodes MTKSKFSDLLLLQIGNEFAASQQYIAVAVWFTNQDLPQLARYFYRQSVEERNHAMMMVQYMVDRGVSVSIPGVPAVRNDFASVTDPLALALQQEKEVTRSIESLFRAARAEDDALGEQFMLWFLKEQVEEVASMTTLLNIAERADNTFDIENFVARETIGDGGRDTAAPEAAGGTL; translated from the coding sequence ATGACCAAGTCAAAATTCAGCGACCTCCTGCTGCTGCAGATCGGCAACGAATTCGCGGCCTCGCAGCAGTACATTGCCGTGGCCGTCTGGTTCACCAACCAGGACCTCCCCCAACTGGCCAGGTACTTCTACCGGCAGTCGGTGGAGGAACGCAACCACGCCATGATGATGGTGCAGTACATGGTGGACCGCGGCGTTTCCGTCAGCATCCCCGGCGTGCCCGCCGTCCGCAATGACTTCGCCTCCGTCACGGACCCGCTGGCACTCGCGCTGCAGCAGGAGAAGGAAGTCACCCGCAGCATCGAAAGCCTCTTCCGCGCAGCCCGAGCCGAGGACGACGCCCTCGGCGAGCAGTTCATGCTCTGGTTCCTCAAGGAGCAGGTGGAGGAAGTCGCCTCGATGACCACCCTCCTGAACATCGCCGAACGGGCGGACAACACCTTCGACATCGAGAACTTCGTCGCCCGGGAAACCATCGGCGACGGCGGACGCGATACAGCAGCACCGGAGGCAGCCGGCGGCACCCTCTGA
- a CDS encoding DMT family transporter yields MSWFILIFSGALEAVWAAALHRASQSSGRRRLAAGALFLVAVVASTAGLGIAMRSIPTGTAYAVWVGVGVVLTSAYAIVAKVERPTAARLLLLAGIAACVVGLKAVA; encoded by the coding sequence ATGTCGTGGTTCATCCTCATTTTTTCCGGCGCCCTTGAGGCGGTGTGGGCGGCAGCGCTGCACCGGGCGTCCCAGTCCTCCGGCCGGCGCCGGCTCGCGGCCGGAGCCCTTTTCCTCGTCGCGGTCGTCGCCAGCACCGCAGGCCTCGGCATCGCCATGCGGTCCATTCCCACCGGCACCGCCTACGCGGTATGGGTCGGCGTGGGTGTGGTGCTGACGTCGGCTTATGCGATCGTCGCCAAAGTTGAACGGCCGACGGCGGCGCGGCTCCTGCTGCTCGCCGGAATCGCAGCGTGCGTGGTCGGCCTGAAGGCGGTGGCATGA